In Corallococcus caeni, the following are encoded in one genomic region:
- a CDS encoding lysyl oxidase family protein, giving the protein MRIHGALACAGVLFLTAGCKDDPKPQPDAGVPDAGADAGSQDDAGTAGPTLSETPRWQVEGDGVDPKECFGRSVALGDVNGDGLQDLLVASPPCTSGPTNPGRVMVYPRQASYFAKTPVTAKLSWVHPSPRTSGYQLTVSTGDIDGDAYADVVVKSYYGVSVFKGGPDLSQVFAQPVFRVPDSSTLRFGSARLLDLDGDGLDDLVVTTFSGSTTIYRATPGGTAPFTNVRVLSGYASPAGDTDGDGAQDLFIALFDEASSYGLFPGCKADSSRVCDGPLTTQPVWKGTAEGMKSIPDLSGDGRPEMLASLRGSVRLHLSDASVQGYSATPAWQLMDDPAFPSVAVQALPVGSMAEGGTGHDFVFTALGRVYLFRPTANLSGPLEPVWAWPRANRLLPQTMLGFSLPNVASPGDLDGDGYDDLVVGLSQENDGTRAPGRVVVFGGGAVPASEEPAPALAPTKTCNLQVDPVNGKPDLTVDRDVIARTLFIERRSFTQDSCEVREGCVPAGGERRLLRFTTSIMNLGTAPAVVPSPEERPDLFVYDACHQHDHLVNFATYDLKDAAGNTSSVGRKQGFYMVDFTQYCADGTPFAWYDPGTGISPGWSDVYTADTACQWLDVTDTPDGDYTVRVGVDENHIIDELDALPNEATVKVRLKGDTVTVLP; this is encoded by the coding sequence ATGCGGATCCATGGAGCGCTGGCCTGCGCCGGGGTGCTGTTCCTGACGGCGGGCTGCAAGGACGACCCGAAGCCCCAGCCCGACGCGGGAGTGCCGGACGCCGGAGCCGACGCGGGCTCCCAGGACGACGCCGGCACCGCCGGGCCCACCCTCTCGGAGACGCCGCGCTGGCAGGTGGAGGGGGACGGCGTGGATCCGAAGGAGTGCTTCGGCCGGAGCGTGGCGCTGGGCGACGTCAACGGCGACGGCCTCCAGGACCTGCTTGTGGCCTCACCGCCGTGCACGAGCGGCCCCACGAACCCCGGCCGCGTGATGGTGTACCCGAGGCAGGCGTCCTACTTCGCGAAGACACCCGTCACGGCGAAGCTGTCCTGGGTGCACCCCAGCCCGCGCACGTCGGGCTACCAGCTGACGGTGTCCACGGGCGACATCGACGGGGACGCGTACGCGGACGTGGTGGTGAAGAGCTACTACGGCGTCAGCGTGTTCAAGGGCGGGCCGGACCTGTCCCAGGTGTTCGCCCAGCCGGTGTTCCGCGTGCCGGACTCCAGCACCCTGCGCTTCGGCAGCGCGCGGCTGCTGGACCTGGACGGCGACGGATTGGACGACCTGGTCGTCACGACCTTCTCCGGCAGCACCACGATCTACCGCGCGACCCCCGGTGGGACGGCCCCCTTCACCAACGTGCGCGTGCTGTCCGGCTACGCGTCGCCCGCGGGGGACACCGACGGGGACGGCGCCCAGGACCTGTTCATCGCCCTGTTCGACGAGGCGAGCAGCTACGGCCTCTTCCCGGGATGCAAGGCGGACAGCTCGCGCGTGTGTGATGGGCCGCTCACCACGCAGCCGGTGTGGAAGGGCACGGCGGAGGGCATGAAGTCCATTCCGGACCTGAGCGGGGATGGCCGTCCGGAGATGCTCGCCTCGCTCCGGGGCAGCGTGCGCCTGCACCTGTCGGACGCCTCCGTCCAGGGCTACTCCGCCACGCCCGCGTGGCAGCTGATGGACGACCCGGCCTTCCCCAGCGTGGCCGTCCAGGCCCTCCCCGTGGGCTCCATGGCCGAGGGCGGCACGGGCCACGACTTCGTCTTCACCGCGCTGGGCCGCGTGTACCTCTTCCGCCCCACGGCGAACCTGTCCGGTCCGCTGGAGCCCGTCTGGGCGTGGCCTCGCGCCAACCGCCTGCTGCCCCAGACGATGCTGGGCTTCAGCCTCCCCAACGTGGCGAGCCCCGGCGACCTGGACGGGGACGGGTACGACGACCTGGTGGTGGGCCTGTCGCAGGAGAACGACGGCACGCGCGCGCCGGGCCGGGTGGTGGTGTTCGGCGGCGGCGCGGTGCCAGCCTCGGAGGAGCCCGCGCCCGCGCTGGCTCCGACGAAGACGTGCAACCTCCAGGTGGATCCGGTGAACGGCAAGCCGGACCTCACGGTGGACCGGGACGTCATCGCCCGCACGCTCTTCATCGAGCGCCGCTCCTTCACGCAGGACTCCTGCGAGGTGCGCGAGGGCTGCGTGCCCGCGGGCGGCGAGCGGCGCCTCTTGCGCTTCACCACGTCCATCATGAACCTGGGCACCGCGCCCGCGGTGGTGCCCTCTCCAGAGGAGCGGCCGGACCTCTTCGTCTACGACGCGTGCCACCAGCACGACCACCTGGTGAACTTCGCCACCTATGACCTGAAGGACGCGGCGGGCAACACGTCGTCGGTGGGACGCAAGCAGGGCTTCTACATGGTGGACTTCACCCAGTACTGCGCGGACGGCACCCCGTTCGCCTGGTACGACCCGGGCACGGGCATCTCCCCGGGCTGGTCGGACGTCTACACCGCGGACACCGCCTGCCAGTGGCTGGACGTCACGGACA